A window from Sulfurimonas sp. C5 encodes these proteins:
- a CDS encoding thioredoxin fold domain-containing protein, giving the protein MSKKFFITILSIFISLQLELFAETINLDKAAIETKTTNKSPMVYLHRTGCPYCEKLEEFTFDDEDVHNYIEKNFNFIVINVSFTEDVIIYQGDKMTPREFAIQMGYNFFPSVLFLDDSGELEHASVGYIEEKDFLLILQYMKTNAYKTMTIDEYKKKTGYIDENTHLIDKRQKL; this is encoded by the coding sequence ATGTCAAAAAAATTTTTTATAACTATCCTATCTATTTTTATAAGTTTACAATTAGAATTATTTGCTGAAACAATTAACCTAGATAAAGCAGCAATTGAAACAAAAACAACAAACAAAAGCCCTATGGTGTATCTTCATAGAACTGGTTGCCCATATTGTGAAAAGCTCGAAGAATTTACGTTTGACGACGAAGATGTACATAACTATATAGAAAAAAACTTTAATTTCATCGTGATCAATGTCTCTTTCACTGAAGATGTAATAATCTATCAAGGTGATAAAATGACCCCTAGAGAGTTTGCGATACAAATGGGATATAACTTTTTCCCTTCTGTACTTTTTTTAGATGATTCAGGAGAGCTAGAACATGCCAGTGTAGGATATATTGAAGAGAAAGATTTCTTACTCATCTTACAGTACATGAAAACAAATGCATATAAAACAATGACAATTGATGAATATAAAAAGAAAACAGGCTATATAGATGAAAATACTCATCTTATAGATAAGAGACAAAAGCTATGA
- a CDS encoding MOSC domain-containing protein: MKTGKVLKLFTTCNDEKKTRISPESINVDNEGVLEDKFHGKDLLRSVLIASVYSYELAKKEGIDIEYGLLGENILVDINPYSLLPGQQLQIGETTLEITQNCTLCKGLSSVDSKLPKVLKTDRGIFAKVVSGRSVIKIGDVITI; encoded by the coding sequence ATGAAAACAGGTAAAGTTTTAAAACTATTTACTACATGTAATGATGAAAAGAAAACTAGAATCTCACCTGAATCTATCAATGTAGATAATGAAGGTGTCTTAGAAGACAAGTTTCATGGAAAAGATCTTCTTCGCTCAGTATTAATTGCATCTGTATATAGTTACGAATTGGCAAAAAAAGAAGGTATAGATATTGAATATGGTCTTTTAGGAGAAAATATTTTAGTAGATATCAATCCTTATTCTTTGTTACCTGGGCAACAACTTCAAATCGGTGAGACCACTTTAGAAATTACACAAAACTGTACATTGTGCAAAGGACTATCAAGTGTAGATTCTAAGCTTCCAAAAGTTTTAAAAACAGATAGAGGCATCTTTGCTAAAGTAGTTAGCGGTCGTTCAGTAATAAAAATTGGAGATGTGATAACTATTTGA
- the aroC gene encoding chorismate synthase, producing MNSFGLKLRFSTFGESHGTALGCILDGVPAGLEIDEAFIQSELDRRKPGKSEFETARKEADKVEILSGVFEGKATGTPIAMVIYNTNQKSKDYSNIKDVFRPGHADFTYFHKYGLRDYRGGGRSSARETAARVAAGAIAKLMLKELGIEVLSGISEVAGIQAKQYNYEGVKDSIIYALDSDVEEAQKAAILEAKNRHDSVGGVSRVVVKNAPIGLGQPLYYKLDGVLADAMMGINAVKAVEIGDGCISAKALGSQNNDQIRARGFESNHAGGILGGISNGDDIVLNVYFKPTPSIFQEQHTITTTNEEVDFSLKGRHDPCVAIRGTIVCEAMAALVIADMVLLNMGSKMDGVIKYYK from the coding sequence TTGAATAGTTTCGGATTAAAATTAAGATTTTCGACGTTTGGTGAGTCTCATGGAACTGCACTTGGCTGTATATTAGACGGTGTACCGGCAGGTCTAGAGATAGATGAAGCATTTATCCAAAGTGAACTTGATCGCAGAAAACCTGGTAAAAGTGAATTTGAAACGGCAAGAAAAGAAGCTGATAAAGTAGAGATACTAAGCGGTGTATTTGAGGGTAAAGCAACGGGGACACCTATTGCAATGGTTATCTACAATACAAACCAAAAATCAAAAGACTATTCAAACATTAAAGATGTTTTTCGTCCAGGTCATGCCGATTTTACATACTTTCATAAATACGGATTAAGAGATTATAGAGGCGGTGGAAGAAGTTCGGCTAGAGAAACTGCTGCACGTGTAGCTGCAGGAGCAATCGCAAAACTAATGCTAAAAGAGTTAGGTATTGAAGTTTTAAGCGGTATCAGTGAAGTTGCAGGGATCCAAGCAAAACAATACAACTATGAAGGTGTAAAAGATAGTATTATTTATGCACTTGATTCTGATGTAGAAGAGGCACAAAAAGCCGCTATTTTAGAAGCAAAAAATAGACATGACTCTGTCGGCGGTGTAAGTCGTGTAGTAGTTAAAAATGCACCTATAGGGCTAGGGCAACCATTATATTATAAACTTGACGGTGTCCTTGCTGATGCTATGATGGGTATTAATGCTGTTAAAGCTGTTGAAATAGGTGATGGATGTATAAGTGCAAAAGCTCTTGGATCACAAAACAATGATCAAATTCGTGCAAGAGGTTTTGAATCAAACCATGCAGGTGGTATTTTAGGTGGAATCAGTAACGGAGATGATATTGTTCTAAACGTTTATTTCAAACCTACCCCGTCAATCTTTCAAGAACAACATACGATTACTACGACAAATGAAGAGGTAGACTTCTCACTTAAAGGACGTCATGATCCTTGTGTTGCGATTCGTGGGACTATTGTTTGTGAGGCTATGGCTGCTTTAGTAATTGCAGATATGGTTTTATTAAATATGGGTTCAAAGATGGATGGGGTTATTAAGTACTATAAATAG
- the rnc gene encoding ribonuclease III: protein MHKKIDTLEKKLGYEFKDKNLIIEALTHKSYKQPYDNERLEFLGDAVLDLVVGEYLFRKFRNSDEGKLSKIRASLVNETGFDKLARALNLGDYILLSNAEDNNGGREKSSLLSNAFEAIMGAIYLEAGLEKVQEIAIKLIEENHEEISLDSLFRDFKTTLQELTQARFGITPEYKVLASRGPDHKKEFEVGVYIEEKEYARAVGKSKKIAQQEAAKFAVDMLKKDK, encoded by the coding sequence ATGCACAAAAAAATAGATACGTTAGAGAAAAAGTTAGGATATGAGTTTAAAGATAAAAATCTCATTATCGAAGCGCTGACACATAAAAGCTATAAACAGCCCTACGATAATGAGCGTTTAGAATTTTTAGGCGATGCGGTACTTGACCTTGTAGTGGGGGAGTACCTATTTAGAAAGTTCCGTAACTCTGATGAGGGAAAACTCTCAAAAATCAGAGCTTCACTTGTAAATGAAACGGGATTCGATAAATTGGCCAGAGCTCTGAATTTGGGTGATTATATATTACTTTCAAATGCAGAAGATAATAACGGTGGACGTGAGAAGTCTTCTCTTCTTTCTAATGCATTTGAAGCAATAATGGGTGCTATTTATCTTGAAGCCGGTTTGGAAAAGGTTCAAGAGATAGCGATAAAACTCATTGAAGAGAATCATGAAGAGATTTCACTAGATTCTCTCTTTAGAGACTTTAAAACGACATTACAGGAACTTACACAGGCTCGTTTTGGTATTACGCCTGAATATAAAGTACTTGCATCACGTGGACCTGATCATAAAAAAGAGTTTGAAGTGGGTGTATATATTGAAGAAAAAGAGTATGCAAGAGCTGTTGGAAAAAGTAAAAAAATAGCTCAGCAAGAAGCGGCAAAATTTGCAGTAGATATGTTAAAGAAGGACAAATAA
- a CDS encoding DUF4395 domain-containing protein, whose amino-acid sequence MNLQSFLWDYGEKVPGYDVTVMNEREARAAAGILGTLGMIVIFVGIGYNHIIVAQVYLTFLFLDFTIRLFTPKYAPSLLMGKYMVRNQKPEYVGGLQKRFAYTLGWLISLPLMWWFVLHWEITFYKVMLCVVCLLLTFLESAFSICVGCIIYKWITRKDPQHCPGGVCEVRVKEPIQTFNPMQAIIASLAGIGLIVGTYLFLAYEEPKTFFGEFLHEAVLTDAQLQAEKDAAYEKEMSAEFGDEDEEE is encoded by the coding sequence TTGAACTTACAAAGTTTTTTATGGGACTACGGAGAAAAAGTTCCTGGATATGATGTTACTGTCATGAATGAAAGAGAAGCAAGAGCAGCAGCAGGGATACTAGGAACACTTGGCATGATTGTTATCTTTGTTGGTATAGGATATAACCATATCATAGTTGCACAAGTATATTTAACATTTTTATTTCTAGACTTCACTATAAGACTTTTTACTCCAAAATATGCTCCATCTTTACTTATGGGTAAATATATGGTTCGCAACCAAAAGCCTGAATATGTAGGAGGTTTACAAAAACGTTTTGCATATACACTTGGTTGGCTTATCTCACTTCCTTTAATGTGGTGGTTCGTTCTACACTGGGAGATCACTTTCTATAAAGTTATGCTCTGTGTAGTTTGTCTTTTACTTACATTTTTAGAAAGTGCTTTTTCTATCTGTGTAGGATGTATTATTTACAAATGGATTACGAGAAAAGACCCTCAACACTGTCCAGGTGGTGTATGTGAAGTGCGTGTTAAAGAACCTATTCAAACGTTTAATCCAATGCAAGCTATCATTGCTTCTTTAGCAGGTATCGGTCTTATTGTTGGAACGTATCTCTTCTTAGCTTATGAAGAGCCTAAAACATTTTTCGGTGAGTTTCTCCATGAAGCAGTGCTAACAGATGCACAACTCCAAGCAGAAAAAGATGCAGCATATGAAAAAGAGATGTCAGCAGAGTTTGGAGATGAGGACGAAGAGGAATAA
- a CDS encoding YeiH family protein, which translates to MAFSKENRKGTISGIIFVAIFAAAATMIADLQAIKSLGISPLVIGIVLGIFYANTLHNHVPSAWGTGITFSGKKILRFAIVFYGFRITFQEIMDVGMSGFMVSLIMLATTFILGSYLGYKIFKMDKDTSMLTASGASVCGAAAVLATEPVLKAEGHKTAVAVSMVVLFGTISMFLYPVLYAAIIEPATGFLHMTPQEFGIYVGGTIHEVAQVVAVPASIQGAPTDMANSAVIVKMTRVIMIAPMLILLGIYLSMAAKKTGSAAGGVKLVIPWFAVYFIGMAGFNSLQLVPTNIVSVINEIDTFLLTMAMTALGMGTIFSKFKGLGLAPLYTAGAMFVWLVVGGFIVTKLVVATFS; encoded by the coding sequence ATGGCATTTTCAAAAGAAAATCGAAAAGGTACAATCTCTGGAATTATATTTGTTGCTATTTTTGCAGCAGCAGCAACTATGATTGCAGATTTACAAGCAATTAAATCATTAGGAATATCTCCACTGGTAATCGGTATCGTATTAGGTATATTTTATGCAAATACTTTACATAACCATGTGCCGAGTGCGTGGGGGACAGGTATAACATTTTCAGGGAAAAAGATTCTTCGTTTTGCTATCGTTTTTTACGGTTTTAGAATTACATTCCAAGAGATTATGGATGTGGGTATGAGTGGTTTTATGGTATCACTTATTATGCTTGCAACAACGTTTATTTTAGGTTCATACCTAGGGTATAAAATTTTTAAAATGGACAAAGATACATCAATGCTTACGGCTTCTGGTGCTTCAGTATGTGGTGCAGCAGCAGTTTTAGCAACTGAACCGGTTCTAAAAGCTGAGGGACATAAAACAGCTGTTGCGGTTTCTATGGTTGTATTATTTGGGACAATTTCAATGTTCCTTTATCCTGTACTTTATGCAGCAATTATTGAACCGGCAACCGGCTTTCTACATATGACTCCTCAAGAGTTTGGTATTTACGTTGGTGGTACTATTCACGAAGTTGCGCAAGTTGTTGCAGTTCCTGCATCAATCCAAGGTGCTCCGACAGATATGGCAAACTCAGCTGTAATCGTAAAAATGACACGTGTTATTATGATCGCTCCTATGCTTATTCTTTTAGGAATCTATCTTTCAATGGCTGCTAAGAAAACTGGTTCAGCTGCAGGCGGTGTAAAACTTGTTATCCCATGGTTTGCTGTTTACTTCATCGGTATGGCAGGGTTTAACTCGCTTCAATTAGTACCAACTAACATCGTTAGTGTTATTAATGAGATCGATACTTTTCTTTTAACTATGGCTATGACAGCTCTTGGTATGGGAACAATTTTCTCTAAATTTAAAGGCTTAGGTTTAGCTCCTCTTTATACTGCTGGTGCAATGTTCGTTTGGCTTGTAGTTGGTGGATTTATCGTAACTAAACTTGTTGTTGCAACTTTTTCTTAA
- the rnhA gene encoding ribonuclease HI: MKKVTLFSDGSALGNPGPGGFGAILRYGDKEREIVGSEQHTTNNRMELRGVIEGLKALKEPCDVEIISDSSYVVKGINEWLEGWIARNFKKVKNPDLWQEYIEVSKPHKINATWVRGHDGHIENERCDKLARDAAEAVKNLQ, from the coding sequence GTGAAGAAAGTAACTCTTTTCAGTGATGGAAGTGCATTAGGTAATCCTGGACCTGGTGGTTTTGGAGCAATTTTGCGTTACGGTGACAAAGAAAGAGAGATTGTCGGAAGTGAACAACATACTACGAATAACCGAATGGAACTTCGAGGTGTAATTGAAGGCTTAAAAGCACTAAAAGAACCTTGTGACGTAGAGATCATTAGTGATTCATCTTATGTGGTCAAAGGGATTAATGAATGGCTGGAAGGCTGGATAGCAAGAAACTTTAAAAAGGTCAAAAATCCTGATCTGTGGCAGGAATATATAGAGGTCTCAAAACCACATAAAATAAATGCTACTTGGGTAAGAGGGCATGATGGTCACATTGAAAATGAACGGTGTGATAAACTTGCCAGAGACGCTGCGGAAGCAGTCAAAAATTTACAATGA
- a CDS encoding DUF748 domain-containing protein produces MKKVKKFLFYVIAAYAVFGFLVLPFIVKAQLPKLIEQNTYTKASVASIYINPFLFKTKISGLKISDLQEKPLLSIDTLFLDFDIYSLLYSTINIAKLEISEPHIYVVNNQDKTLNLLNILKTSSKSEPTAETNSTMPRIKLGRIKVDDAQIDYTDLTRSTPFHFTFDQLDFELKDVDTNDFNSSNGVIAFYSNLGDGAFLQIKTEIDGFKPFALHGHIDFKASQLYTEWSYIKDMVNFEVADGRASFNADYSLNLDKLDETKIDNLNFAVNKLRIKPKDKSQDIILLENFHVNNVDVLPMKQKLHIGDIGLNTLHINLNRLKNGEIDIPKYFIPQSSEEEQEQNQTVSESQSWNIAIDDVALEKISTTFTDYTLEKPVISKISDLRLGAKNIVVNSEKPFSYQLSTLINDTASCKIGGRIVQKPLELSSRVICKDFDVTHYNPYIDQAAKSSLKRYNVSLDSLLTGVDLNFRAEENNNTVNIFLDDSQLSLNNFQLSKRSAKEKLLNFDSFIFDGINFDLNKEELGVKQISLNGFKSYLQRYNNGKLNIENLVVPKKSAKQTSKKEKEGSFHLNVEEFDLNNAQVNFSDSALEQKAKQTLSNINVQILNIDSNKNTWLTYKTSMRVNKKGQVYTNGKLRHTPLKQSGRFNLKNISLEDINPYLNEAAYVKIEDGKLALKGTTSYAKSTKRPDLIVNGKLILNSLFINNSQDNELLFSLDKLDVKKFTYELSPDRLFVDEVDIDAFYVDAFVDENKTLNFAKLSKKADTNTSELKKEKGEPFDAKIVKVNVTNGSAKFADFSIPIKFQTHIHDLNGVIYVLSSKPGETSYVNILGEVDKYGSTTLVGSIDASSPKLYTDLDFNFKNLELSAMSGYSATFAGYKIDSGKLYLDLGYDIMNSQMQGSNNVIINKIKLGDEIEDENVTHLPLGFVIGLLEDNEGIIDLDLPVEGNVDAPDFKYGTVVWKVFSNLVTKAVTAPFALLGSMMGIDGEELSYIEFEDGKAVITPSQREKLDNIVKMMMKRPKINLGISATYDKKADLFALKREKLIAIVVEKSGVKNINERENALTIDLLEDIYEDLRDDDKLDQLQEKLEKEYKDEDFQRVYQKELLALDIEIQQVSQQELDALAKKRQTIIENYFIEEKLMSPNRLEIMPVEGIDESSESIVKNRLEVKVNN; encoded by the coding sequence ATGAAAAAAGTTAAAAAGTTTCTTTTTTATGTGATTGCCGCTTATGCGGTATTTGGTTTTTTAGTCCTCCCTTTTATCGTAAAAGCGCAACTCCCGAAATTGATTGAGCAAAATACTTATACTAAAGCTTCTGTTGCATCAATTTATATTAACCCTTTTCTTTTTAAAACAAAAATTTCAGGTTTAAAAATTTCCGATCTTCAAGAAAAGCCACTACTGAGTATTGATACATTGTTTTTAGACTTTGATATATATTCTCTTTTATATTCTACGATCAATATTGCAAAACTAGAAATTAGTGAACCCCATATCTATGTAGTCAATAATCAAGATAAAACTCTTAATCTTTTAAACATTTTGAAAACATCTTCAAAGAGTGAACCAACAGCAGAAACAAACTCCACAATGCCTAGGATAAAACTAGGTAGAATCAAAGTAGATGATGCTCAGATAGATTATACGGATTTGACGAGAAGTACTCCGTTTCATTTTACTTTTGATCAATTGGATTTTGAATTAAAAGATGTAGATACAAACGACTTTAATAGCAGTAACGGTGTTATAGCATTTTATTCAAATTTAGGTGATGGAGCTTTTTTACAGATAAAGACAGAGATAGACGGATTTAAACCTTTTGCACTACATGGACATATAGACTTTAAGGCAAGTCAGCTTTACACAGAGTGGAGCTATATTAAGGATATGGTGAATTTTGAAGTTGCTGACGGCAGGGCTTCTTTTAATGCCGACTATAGTTTAAATCTGGACAAGCTAGATGAAACAAAAATTGATAATCTCAATTTTGCAGTGAATAAGTTAAGAATTAAACCTAAAGATAAATCACAGGATATTATTTTATTAGAAAATTTTCATGTAAATAATGTAGATGTGTTGCCTATGAAACAAAAGCTTCATATAGGAGATATAGGACTCAATACTTTACATATCAATCTCAATAGATTGAAAAACGGGGAAATTGATATTCCAAAATATTTTATTCCTCAATCATCAGAGGAAGAACAAGAGCAAAACCAAACGGTAAGTGAATCACAAAGTTGGAATATAGCAATTGATGATGTGGCTTTAGAAAAAATTTCTACAACGTTTACCGATTACACATTAGAAAAGCCTGTTATAAGTAAAATCAGTGATCTTCGACTTGGAGCAAAAAACATTGTTGTAAACTCTGAAAAACCGTTTTCATATCAATTATCTACACTTATTAATGATACAGCTTCTTGTAAAATCGGTGGTAGGATTGTACAAAAACCTTTAGAACTTTCTTCACGTGTGATCTGTAAAGATTTTGACGTTACCCACTATAATCCATATATAGATCAAGCGGCAAAAAGCTCTCTAAAGCGTTATAACGTATCTCTGGACTCTTTGCTAACAGGTGTAGATTTGAATTTTCGTGCAGAGGAAAATAATAATACTGTGAATATATTTTTAGATGATTCACAACTGTCACTAAATAATTTTCAACTGAGTAAAAGAAGTGCAAAAGAGAAGTTATTAAATTTTGACTCATTTATTTTTGACGGCATAAATTTTGATTTGAACAAAGAGGAACTAGGTGTTAAACAAATCAGTTTAAACGGTTTTAAAAGTTATTTACAAAGATATAACAATGGAAAATTAAACATTGAAAATCTTGTAGTTCCGAAAAAAAGTGCTAAACAAACATCAAAAAAAGAAAAAGAGGGCAGCTTTCATCTGAATGTAGAGGAGTTTGACCTCAATAACGCGCAGGTGAATTTTTCAGACAGTGCTCTTGAACAAAAAGCAAAACAGACTCTTTCAAATATAAATGTACAGATTCTAAATATAGACAGTAATAAAAACACATGGTTGACATATAAAACTTCTATGAGGGTTAATAAAAAAGGTCAAGTCTATACAAATGGCAAACTGCGTCATACACCGCTTAAACAAAGTGGAAGATTTAATCTTAAAAATATCTCTTTAGAAGATATCAACCCGTATCTAAATGAAGCGGCATATGTGAAAATTGAAGATGGCAAGCTGGCTCTAAAAGGGACAACAAGCTATGCAAAATCAACAAAGAGACCAGACTTAATTGTTAATGGAAAGTTAATTCTTAATTCTCTTTTTATTAATAATTCACAAGACAATGAACTCTTATTCTCTCTTGACAAACTTGATGTGAAAAAATTTACCTATGAACTCTCTCCTGACAGACTGTTTGTTGATGAGGTAGATATAGATGCTTTTTATGTGGATGCTTTTGTAGATGAAAATAAAACGCTTAATTTTGCAAAATTGAGTAAAAAAGCAGATACCAATACCTCTGAATTGAAAAAGGAAAAAGGTGAGCCGTTTGACGCTAAAATCGTGAAAGTAAATGTTACAAACGGAAGTGCAAAATTTGCCGATTTTTCTATACCTATTAAGTTTCAGACACACATTCATGATTTAAACGGTGTTATTTATGTTCTTTCTTCTAAACCGGGTGAGACAAGTTACGTAAATATCTTAGGGGAAGTTGATAAATATGGTTCAACAACACTTGTGGGAAGTATAGATGCTTCAAGTCCGAAACTTTACACTGATTTGGATTTTAATTTTAAAAATCTAGAACTGAGTGCTATGAGCGGTTACAGTGCAACTTTTGCAGGGTATAAAATTGATTCAGGGAAACTTTATTTAGACCTTGGATATGACATTATGAACTCGCAAATGCAAGGTTCAAATAACGTAATTATTAATAAAATAAAGCTGGGTGATGAGATCGAAGATGAAAATGTGACACATCTGCCACTTGGTTTTGTTATAGGACTTTTAGAAGATAATGAAGGGATTATCGACCTGGATTTACCTGTTGAGGGAAATGTGGATGCACCTGATTTTAAATACGGCACGGTAGTTTGGAAAGTGTTTTCAAACTTAGTAACAAAGGCTGTAACAGCTCCATTTGCATTGCTTGGTTCTATGATGGGCATTGACGGTGAAGAACTCTCTTACATAGAATTTGAAGATGGAAAAGCAGTGATTACACCATCTCAAAGAGAAAAGCTTGACAATATCGTAAAAATGATGATGAAACGTCCTAAAATCAATCTTGGTATATCTGCGACATACGATAAAAAAGCAGATTTGTTCGCATTGAAGAGGGAAAAACTGATTGCAATTGTTGTTGAAAAAAGTGGTGTTAAAAATATTAACGAAAGAGAAAATGCACTGACAATCGATCTTCTTGAAGATATTTACGAAGACCTACGTGATGATGATAAGCTTGATCAATTGCAGGAAAAACTGGAAAAAGAGTATAAAGATGAAGATTTTCAAAGAGTATATCAAAAAGAGTTATTGGCATTAGATATCGAGATCCAGCAAGTATCGCAGCAAGAATTAGATGCATTGGCAAAAAAAAGACAAACTATAATTGAAAATTATTTCATAGAAGAAAAGTTAATGTCTCCAAATAGACTTGAAATTATGCCTGTAGAGGGGATTGATGAAAGCTCTGAAAGTATTGTAAAAAATAGATTGGAAGTAAAAGTAAACAATTAG
- a CDS encoding tetratricopeptide repeat protein, producing the protein MGSFFIEFRDPLFSIIIFFSIVFAITFISYWWGRYRRKEDSKDIDKFVEQFRTLPSKNELQVLISSGALSQKSWLLLANAYYKNGDYEKAIEIYNEILQVSKETDTKKTMFLLGKTYFRAGFLERSKQIFLEILKKYPRTPEALHYLLLVHEQMKDYKSALEVLEPLDELGEDISLDREYLQALSILNDNKLSDEIKCEKLLVIYRENHNLIYMIFEYLFRVDQKLAWENLDHSKSEVLVQVLWNLNPKELNLDIISQSGYLRELYSARGDLNLAKSSSTFELDVLIKLDKKANATLSFEYVCSSCKGTYPFAFNRCSACHAIDSATIDIALTKDYIREFGEESNSFQ; encoded by the coding sequence ATGGGTAGTTTTTTTATAGAGTTTCGTGATCCGCTTTTCTCTATTATTATTTTTTTCTCCATAGTCTTTGCAATCACTTTTATATCTTACTGGTGGGGAAGATACAGAAGAAAAGAGGATTCAAAAGATATAGATAAGTTCGTAGAACAGTTTCGAACACTCCCTTCAAAAAATGAACTCCAAGTACTGATCTCCAGCGGTGCACTGTCTCAGAAGTCTTGGTTATTACTCGCAAATGCTTATTATAAAAACGGTGATTATGAAAAAGCGATAGAAATTTATAATGAGATTTTACAGGTAAGTAAAGAGACAGATACTAAAAAAACAATGTTTTTACTAGGAAAGACATATTTCCGTGCAGGATTTTTAGAACGTTCAAAACAGATCTTTTTAGAGATACTAAAAAAATATCCTCGGACACCGGAAGCCTTACATTACCTTTTGTTAGTGCATGAACAAATGAAAGATTATAAGTCGGCTTTAGAGGTTTTAGAACCTTTAGATGAACTGGGTGAAGACATATCGTTGGATCGTGAATATTTACAGGCCTTGAGTATTTTAAACGACAACAAACTATCAGATGAGATCAAGTGTGAGAAACTTTTGGTTATATATAGAGAAAATCATAACTTGATCTATATGATTTTTGAATATCTTTTCCGTGTCGATCAAAAACTGGCTTGGGAAAATTTGGATCACTCAAAAAGCGAAGTTCTGGTACAAGTATTGTGGAATTTAAATCCTAAAGAGTTGAATTTAGATATAATTTCACAAAGCGGTTATTTAAGAGAACTTTATAGTGCAAGAGGTGATCTGAATTTAGCAAAATCAAGTTCAACTTTTGAATTAGATGTTTTGATAAAGCTGGATAAAAAAGCAAATGCAACGCTCAGTTTTGAATATGTGTGCTCAAGTTGTAAAGGGACTTACCCGTTTGCTTTTAATCGCTGTAGTGCCTGTCATGCTATTGACAGTGCAACTATAGACATTGCACTTACTAAAGATTATATTAGGGAATTTGGTGAAGAAAGTAACTCTTTTCAGTGA